From a region of the Corallococcus coralloides DSM 2259 genome:
- the truD gene encoding tRNA pseudouridine(13) synthase TruD: MTDTGFPRLTAGVPGCGGAFKLTPEDFEVEELPAYLPSGEGTHLYLWVEKRGRDTREVVRALATALGVREDDIGSAGMKDRQAVTRQWLSVPANAEARLPEFALDGVRVLEAKRHGNKLRTGHLKGNRFRLRLRGVKDLEAARESFSRLAAQGVPNYFGEQRFGRAGDNADLGRMLLLGQRLPKRPDRFQRKLYLSAFQSRLFNQALAARLTAGTFATALLGDVLRKEETGGLFVCEAPDVDGPRVASFEVSPAGPMFGPKMTASKGEVAEFEARLLAEAGVTLSDFQRGGDETEGTRRPYRVRLGAAELTVEGEDALLTFELPRGAYATEVLHELLKDG, translated from the coding sequence GTGACGGACACTGGCTTTCCGAGGCTGACCGCGGGCGTGCCCGGGTGCGGCGGTGCATTCAAGCTCACCCCCGAGGACTTCGAGGTGGAGGAGTTGCCCGCGTACCTGCCGTCCGGCGAGGGCACGCACCTGTACCTCTGGGTGGAGAAGCGCGGCCGGGACACGCGCGAGGTGGTGCGCGCGCTGGCGACCGCGCTGGGCGTGCGCGAGGACGACATCGGCTCCGCCGGCATGAAGGACCGGCAGGCGGTGACGCGGCAGTGGCTGTCCGTGCCCGCGAACGCGGAAGCGCGCCTGCCGGAGTTCGCGCTGGACGGGGTGCGCGTGCTGGAGGCGAAGCGGCACGGCAACAAGCTGCGCACCGGGCACCTGAAGGGAAACCGCTTCCGGCTGCGGCTGCGCGGCGTGAAGGACCTGGAGGCGGCGCGGGAGTCCTTCTCCCGGCTGGCCGCGCAGGGCGTACCCAACTACTTCGGGGAGCAGCGCTTCGGGCGGGCCGGGGACAACGCGGACCTGGGCCGGATGCTGCTCTTGGGGCAGCGGCTGCCGAAGCGGCCGGACCGCTTCCAGCGCAAGCTGTACCTGTCCGCCTTCCAGTCGCGCCTCTTCAACCAGGCGCTGGCCGCGCGGCTCACCGCGGGCACCTTCGCCACGGCGCTCCTGGGCGACGTGCTGCGCAAGGAGGAGACGGGCGGCCTCTTCGTGTGCGAGGCGCCGGACGTGGACGGTCCGCGCGTCGCCTCCTTCGAGGTGAGCCCGGCGGGCCCGATGTTCGGCCCGAAGATGACCGCCTCGAAGGGCGAGGTGGCGGAGTTCGAGGCGCGGCTGCTCGCGGAGGCGGGTGTCACGCTGAGCGACTTCCAGCGCGGCGGCGACGAGACGGAAGGCACGCGCCGTCCGTACCGCGTGCGGCTGGGCGCGGCGGAGCTCACGGTGGAGGGCGAGGACGCGCTGCTCACGTTCGAGCTGCCGCGCGGCGCCTACGCCACCGAAGTGCTGCACGAACTGCTCAAGGACGGCTGA
- a CDS encoding DUF4398 domain-containing protein → MTKQSLLLAFAGVLTACGPVKSTSNILDAEVQIQAARTAGAEKEAPYEWTAANLYLQKAREEVGYSDYQAGVDFAVKASRFANEAREKAMSAANSGDSQGRPQNP, encoded by the coding sequence ATGACGAAGCAGTCGCTCCTGTTGGCGTTCGCGGGCGTGCTGACCGCATGTGGCCCCGTGAAGTCCACGTCCAACATCCTCGACGCCGAGGTGCAGATCCAGGCCGCGCGCACCGCCGGGGCGGAGAAGGAAGCCCCCTACGAGTGGACGGCCGCCAACCTCTACCTGCAGAAGGCGCGGGAGGAGGTCGGCTATTCGGACTACCAGGCCGGTGTGGACTTCGCCGTGAAGGCCTCGCGCTTCGCCAACGAGGCGCGTGAGAAGGCCATGTCCGCGGCCAACAGCGGCGATTCCCAGGGCCGCCCCCAGAACCCGTGA
- a CDS encoding HEAT repeat domain-containing protein: protein MRPPSVRALLVVLLLPLTGLAGPGAASKKAQSRAEADTVLAQVANGAAVPPATSRLRFLREEAYAAEEIGPMLRTTYEERTRRNLVALLASLGARNGEATLVKLASDGDSTVRMYAAQGLARLGSRNTAAVLPLLQDKSSGVRREAARALGASRNPKMGKPLMAAAKDEQELEVRAALLEAAGATGDAKQKAALKTYLDSDSESTRFAAARGLCRLGAPEGFAFAQKLLGNTDKFVRRQGLVLFEGVPAKKASPVLSPLLKDADRTLAATAARVLYQGGDAASLDWLVLASWNAKGEEKLVYEKELETLQLADDRRKAILRKAGVAP from the coding sequence GTGCGTCCACCGTCCGTCCGTGCCCTGCTCGTCGTGCTGCTCCTGCCCCTGACCGGCCTCGCGGGCCCTGGGGCCGCGTCCAAGAAGGCCCAGAGCCGCGCGGAGGCGGACACGGTGCTCGCCCAGGTGGCCAACGGCGCCGCCGTGCCCCCCGCCACCTCGCGCCTGCGCTTCCTGCGCGAGGAGGCCTACGCGGCCGAGGAGATTGGCCCGATGCTGCGCACCACCTACGAGGAGCGCACCCGCCGCAACCTCGTGGCGCTGCTGGCGTCGCTGGGCGCGCGCAACGGTGAGGCCACGCTGGTGAAGCTGGCGTCGGACGGCGACAGCACCGTGCGCATGTACGCGGCGCAGGGGCTGGCCCGGCTGGGCAGCCGCAACACCGCCGCCGTGCTGCCGCTGCTCCAGGACAAGAGCAGCGGCGTGCGCCGCGAGGCCGCGCGGGCCCTGGGGGCGTCCAGGAACCCGAAGATGGGCAAGCCGCTGATGGCCGCCGCGAAGGACGAACAGGAGCTGGAGGTCCGCGCGGCGCTGCTGGAGGCCGCGGGCGCGACCGGTGACGCGAAGCAGAAGGCCGCGCTCAAGACGTACCTGGACAGCGACTCGGAGAGCACGCGCTTCGCCGCGGCCCGGGGGCTGTGCCGGCTGGGCGCCCCGGAGGGCTTCGCCTTCGCGCAGAAGCTCCTGGGCAACACGGACAAGTTCGTGCGCCGCCAGGGGCTGGTGCTCTTCGAGGGCGTGCCGGCGAAGAAGGCCAGCCCCGTGCTGTCGCCGCTCCTGAAGGACGCGGACCGCACCCTGGCCGCCACCGCCGCGCGCGTGCTGTACCAGGGCGGCGATGCCGCGTCGCTGGACTGGCTGGTGCTCGCTTCGTGGAACGCGAAGGGTGAAGAGAAGCTCGTCTACGAGAAGGAGCTGGAGACGCTCCAGCTCGCGGATGACCGCCGCAAGGCCATCCTGCGCAAGGCCGGGGTGGCGCCGTGA
- a CDS encoding N-acetylmuramoyl-L-alanine amidase-like domain-containing protein has translation MSVWGVCALALLSQAPAKDPAPPAVPSARAVPASLTAPAQPPAAPVAPPVRENGWSALTPEQRAALIADKAESPLAERLLGMSEKFLNTPYVLSPLGEGQGVDPDPTFRLDAVDCLTFVEESLALGLAKGEPEVPALLERIRYASTPTYEDRNHLMEAQWLPNNIKKGLLVDVTRKYAKADTVSVTKTLTAHTWRSKSSMALQLPRERQPVGTFTLDMIPLDKVLEHARGVASGTILVVMREDLPLKATRITHLGFVVQKKKRTYLRHASRGGYNRVVDEDLETFLARNARYDKWKVTGVSLFEARRPPDTLASQPAPAQGSADVGTP, from the coding sequence GTGAGCGTGTGGGGTGTCTGCGCGCTCGCGCTCCTGTCCCAGGCTCCCGCGAAGGACCCGGCCCCGCCGGCCGTGCCTTCGGCGCGCGCGGTGCCCGCGTCACTCACCGCGCCCGCGCAGCCCCCGGCGGCCCCGGTGGCTCCGCCCGTGCGGGAGAACGGCTGGAGCGCGCTCACGCCCGAGCAGCGCGCGGCCCTCATCGCCGACAAGGCCGAGTCCCCGCTGGCGGAGCGCCTCCTGGGCATGAGCGAGAAGTTCCTCAACACGCCCTATGTCCTGTCGCCGCTGGGGGAAGGGCAGGGCGTGGATCCCGACCCCACCTTCCGCCTGGACGCGGTGGACTGCCTCACGTTCGTGGAGGAGTCGCTGGCCCTGGGCCTGGCGAAGGGCGAGCCGGAGGTGCCGGCGTTGCTGGAGCGGATCCGCTACGCGAGCACGCCCACCTATGAGGACCGCAACCACCTGATGGAAGCCCAGTGGCTGCCCAACAACATCAAGAAGGGCCTGCTGGTGGACGTGACGCGCAAGTACGCGAAGGCGGACACCGTCTCCGTCACCAAGACGCTCACCGCGCACACCTGGCGGTCGAAGTCGTCCATGGCGCTGCAGCTGCCCCGCGAGCGCCAGCCCGTGGGCACCTTCACCCTGGACATGATTCCGTTGGACAAGGTGCTCGAGCACGCGCGCGGCGTGGCCTCTGGCACCATCCTCGTCGTGATGCGCGAGGACCTGCCGCTGAAGGCCACGCGCATCACCCACCTGGGCTTCGTGGTGCAGAAGAAGAAGCGCACGTACCTGCGCCACGCGTCCAGGGGCGGCTACAACCGCGTGGTGGACGAGGACCTGGAGACGTTCCTCGCCCGCAACGCGCGCTACGACAAGTGGAAGGTGACGGGCGTGAGCCTCTTCGAGGCCCGGCGTCCGCCCGACACGCTCGCGTCCCAGCCCGCGCCCGCTCAAGGCAGCGCGGACGTGGGCACGCCCTGA
- a CDS encoding response regulator: MDGERIKVLLVEDDGDSRELLAELLEDDFEVTTASDGVAGLKAFEATHPDVVVTDESLPGMNGTELAQQVKEREPRARVVLVSGYAQVEGADYCDAVLRKPIDVERLSRMVGELGDAARH; this comes from the coding sequence ATGGATGGCGAGCGAATCAAGGTCCTGCTGGTGGAGGACGACGGGGACAGCCGCGAGCTCCTGGCGGAGCTCCTGGAGGACGACTTCGAGGTCACCACCGCGTCGGATGGCGTGGCGGGACTGAAGGCGTTCGAGGCCACGCACCCCGACGTCGTCGTGACGGATGAATCCCTGCCCGGAATGAACGGCACGGAGCTGGCGCAGCAGGTGAAGGAGCGCGAGCCCAGGGCCCGCGTCGTCCTGGTCTCCGGCTACGCCCAGGTGGAGGGCGCGGACTACTGCGATGCCGTGTTGCGCAAACCCATCGACGTGGAGCGCCTGAGCCGCATGGTGGGCGAGCTGGGAGACGCGGCGCGGCACTGA
- the hpf gene encoding ribosome hibernation-promoting factor, HPF/YfiA family, whose product MKVQLRGVHLGLTDNLKQYVDTHLVAHIERFAEDEASEIEIALVDINGPKGGVDKECRVTVRMPGLEAVHVTETSETLFQAIDATRDRLERAIKRAVERRRQGTGNSGMPFDLNADATNY is encoded by the coding sequence ATGAAGGTGCAGCTGCGGGGAGTGCATCTGGGGCTGACGGACAACCTGAAGCAGTACGTGGACACGCATCTGGTGGCGCATATCGAACGGTTCGCCGAGGACGAGGCGTCGGAGATCGAAATCGCGCTCGTGGACATCAACGGGCCCAAGGGAGGCGTGGACAAGGAGTGCCGGGTGACGGTGCGCATGCCGGGCCTGGAAGCCGTGCACGTGACGGAGACGTCGGAGACGCTGTTCCAGGCCATCGACGCAACGCGTGACCGCCTGGAGCGGGCCATCAAGCGCGCGGTGGAGCGCCGTCGCCAGGGCACGGGGAACAGCGGCATGCCGTTCGACCTCAACGCCGACGCGACGAACTACTAG
- a CDS encoding MXAN_5187 family protein → MVRLKFLLFALLVLGLGLAHLPTLSAPLGARAVEGAALQAASGTGEVARRVDARRAEVQSLALKLAGSPQVAAAVRALTPAPAPKSPRDRYGSSSKDAEEPAGMLPLTAERFGGLRTAAEAGLPQELQGAVVAVVAGDAVFHARAGAEPSSDTAALDVAALAKAGTSVVDAFGAPHVFASVPLAWSGEGTPAPAVTLVVGAPLAAEAALQGALDASGAAAVGLVQGDKVVGGVGEKKEKLEGSLPRLTAGSKDTVLDLGSLQALGPVQLPAFTRGDAMGGQAPLLVGSRQALAGTPYEVVVLAGTAATLAPLAAYQHTALLALAGLLVLSLVWTALMGGGKKASEEETVSGGSDTLGWGAAMAAQQSAPAAQPVANTSPPAPAAVAPVAADPFGSAAPAEPLSNPFASAAPAEPLSNPFASAAPPAADPFAGADAFPFPGTPAPAADPFAMPPPQAAPLADPFAMPPPQAAPLADPFAGVESFPFPSPPAAYPPPAAEPFAPPPAYAQGGAVPFEHPAPSAEPIAPAAPRHAAFAFEDQPTAAYSLQQAANPFALAAAQSSEPESPETTRVAAIPRELLQASTRPTSEAIPMPAPRSNAVPLPMPGANGAAAAALSEEQHFQDVFREFVTTRERCGEQADGLTYDKFVQKLRKNKEQLVTKYACKTVRFQVYVKEGKAALKATPVKD, encoded by the coding sequence ATGGTCCGCCTCAAGTTCCTGCTGTTCGCACTCCTGGTCCTCGGACTGGGCCTGGCTCACCTTCCGACGCTGTCGGCGCCTCTGGGTGCGCGCGCGGTGGAAGGTGCGGCACTCCAGGCCGCGTCGGGCACCGGCGAGGTCGCGCGTCGCGTGGATGCACGCCGCGCGGAAGTGCAATCCCTGGCGCTGAAGCTCGCCGGCAGCCCCCAGGTGGCCGCCGCCGTGCGCGCGCTGACGCCCGCGCCCGCGCCGAAGTCTCCGCGCGACCGCTACGGCTCGTCGTCGAAGGACGCGGAGGAGCCGGCCGGCATGCTGCCGCTCACCGCGGAGCGCTTCGGTGGCTTGCGCACCGCCGCGGAAGCCGGTCTGCCCCAGGAGCTCCAGGGCGCGGTGGTGGCGGTGGTGGCAGGCGACGCGGTCTTCCATGCCCGCGCGGGCGCCGAGCCTTCCTCGGACACCGCGGCGCTGGACGTCGCGGCGCTCGCCAAGGCGGGCACGTCCGTGGTGGACGCCTTCGGGGCGCCGCACGTGTTCGCGTCCGTGCCGCTCGCGTGGAGCGGTGAGGGGACTCCTGCTCCGGCGGTGACGCTGGTGGTGGGCGCGCCCCTGGCCGCGGAGGCCGCGCTGCAGGGCGCGCTGGATGCGTCCGGCGCGGCCGCGGTGGGGCTGGTGCAGGGCGACAAGGTGGTGGGCGGCGTCGGCGAGAAGAAGGAGAAGCTGGAGGGCTCGCTGCCCCGGCTGACGGCGGGCTCGAAGGACACGGTGCTGGACCTGGGTTCGCTCCAGGCGCTGGGTCCGGTGCAGCTGCCCGCCTTCACGCGCGGCGACGCGATGGGCGGCCAGGCGCCGCTGCTCGTGGGCTCGCGCCAGGCGCTGGCGGGCACGCCGTATGAAGTCGTGGTCCTCGCGGGCACGGCGGCGACGCTGGCTCCGCTGGCCGCGTACCAGCACACCGCGCTGCTCGCGCTCGCGGGCCTGCTCGTGCTGAGCCTGGTGTGGACGGCGCTGATGGGCGGGGGCAAGAAGGCCTCCGAAGAGGAGACCGTGTCGGGCGGTTCGGACACGCTGGGCTGGGGCGCGGCGATGGCCGCTCAGCAGTCCGCTCCCGCCGCGCAGCCCGTGGCCAACACGTCGCCGCCGGCTCCGGCCGCAGTGGCGCCCGTGGCCGCGGATCCGTTCGGGTCGGCTGCTCCCGCGGAGCCCTTGTCCAACCCGTTCGCCTCGGCCGCTCCCGCGGAGCCCTTGTCCAACCCGTTCGCCTCGGCCGCTCCGCCGGCCGCGGATCCGTTCGCGGGCGCGGACGCGTTCCCCTTCCCGGGCACTCCGGCTCCGGCCGCGGATCCGTTCGCGATGCCTCCTCCCCAGGCCGCGCCGCTGGCGGATCCGTTCGCGATGCCTCCTCCCCAGGCCGCGCCGCTGGCGGATCCGTTCGCCGGGGTGGAGTCGTTCCCGTTCCCGTCTCCGCCCGCGGCCTATCCGCCGCCGGCCGCGGAGCCGTTCGCGCCGCCTCCGGCGTACGCGCAGGGGGGCGCGGTGCCCTTCGAGCACCCGGCTCCGTCGGCCGAGCCCATTGCCCCGGCGGCGCCGCGTCACGCCGCGTTCGCCTTCGAGGATCAGCCCACGGCGGCGTACTCGCTCCAGCAGGCGGCCAATCCGTTCGCGCTGGCGGCGGCGCAGTCCTCCGAGCCGGAGTCCCCGGAGACGACGCGCGTGGCGGCGATTCCGCGCGAGCTGCTCCAGGCCAGCACCCGGCCCACGTCGGAGGCCATCCCGATGCCGGCTCCGCGCTCCAACGCGGTGCCGCTGCCCATGCCGGGCGCCAACGGCGCGGCGGCGGCGGCGCTGTCGGAGGAGCAGCACTTCCAGGACGTCTTCCGCGAGTTCGTCACCACGCGCGAGCGCTGCGGTGAGCAGGCGGACGGCCTGACGTACGACAAGTTCGTGCAGAAGCTGCGCAAGAACAAGGAGCAGCTCGTCACGAAGTACGCGTGCAAGACGGTGCGCTTCCAGGTCTACGTGAAGGAGGGCAAGGCCGCCCTCAAGGCGACGCCCGTCAAGGACTGA
- a CDS encoding ATP-binding protein, giving the protein MRLRTRLALAFALLALVPLAVVVPLTLTRLRDTLSRELDARMTAATASAQESLERSAANSRRAVEELVESPAMEDLVRDARTAPLRVIQANTAEGLMKSRGLTVLALFDRNGTVLSSGHLPARRGDPDPALFAVTKEKSPRPVPVRVDVRGDAGLRQVPALVTARPVDYGDVRLWAVGGVVLDDGLAQHLARLTQSDVTLLSGGTQVAHAGSAAPPTVEQELPLGNVASVRLTFSRAAAREAEEGVMRAFLLLAGLGLGFAALLGLLVSRWMTRPVEALTSGARRVAEGALDVQVTARATGEVGELVRTFNHMTSELKNTTERLMATERIAAWQEVARRLAHEIKNPLTPIRMSLETLMAAHEARHPSFPTLFKESAGVVLEEVERLRRIVDEFSRFARLPKPQLAPVDLSELTQSVLSLYAAPPEGIQLVPALQTGVVARADRDQLTQVLVNLVKNAEEAMTGKGGSLRVRVKGTDADAIVEVEDEGPGIPLEHRARIFEPYFTTKDGGTGLGLAIAARILQEHGGRLEVGGEPGQGARFSVVLPRAS; this is encoded by the coding sequence ATGCGGCTGAGGACCCGGCTCGCGCTCGCCTTCGCCCTGCTCGCGCTGGTGCCACTGGCGGTCGTCGTTCCCCTGACGCTGACGCGCCTGCGCGACACGCTGTCGCGCGAGCTCGACGCGCGCATGACGGCCGCCACCGCCTCCGCGCAGGAGTCCCTGGAGCGCTCCGCCGCCAACTCGCGCCGCGCCGTCGAGGAGCTGGTGGAGAGCCCCGCGATGGAGGACCTCGTGCGCGACGCGCGCACCGCCCCCTTGCGCGTCATCCAGGCCAACACCGCCGAGGGCCTGATGAAGAGCCGCGGCCTCACCGTGCTCGCGCTCTTCGACCGCAACGGCACCGTGCTGTCCTCGGGCCACCTGCCCGCCCGGCGCGGTGACCCGGACCCCGCCCTCTTCGCCGTGACCAAGGAGAAGTCCCCCAGGCCCGTGCCCGTGCGCGTGGACGTCCGGGGCGACGCGGGCCTGCGCCAGGTCCCCGCGCTCGTCACCGCGCGCCCCGTGGACTACGGCGACGTGCGCCTGTGGGCCGTGGGCGGCGTGGTGCTGGACGACGGCCTGGCCCAGCACCTGGCCCGCCTCACCCAATCCGACGTGACGCTCCTGTCCGGCGGCACCCAGGTCGCGCACGCGGGCAGCGCCGCTCCGCCCACCGTGGAGCAGGAGCTGCCCCTGGGCAACGTGGCCTCCGTGCGCCTCACCTTCAGCCGCGCCGCCGCGCGCGAAGCCGAAGAGGGCGTCATGCGCGCGTTCCTCCTCCTCGCGGGCCTGGGCCTGGGCTTCGCGGCGCTCCTGGGCCTCCTGGTGTCCCGCTGGATGACGCGCCCCGTGGAGGCCCTCACCTCGGGAGCCCGCCGCGTCGCGGAAGGCGCGCTGGACGTCCAGGTGACGGCCCGCGCCACCGGCGAGGTGGGCGAGCTCGTCCGGACGTTCAACCACATGACGTCCGAGCTGAAGAACACCACCGAGCGGCTGATGGCCACCGAGCGCATCGCCGCGTGGCAGGAGGTCGCCCGGCGGCTGGCGCACGAAATCAAGAACCCCCTCACCCCCATCCGCATGTCGCTGGAGACGCTGATGGCCGCGCACGAGGCGCGCCACCCCAGCTTCCCCACCCTCTTCAAGGAGAGCGCGGGCGTGGTGCTGGAGGAGGTGGAGCGGCTGCGGCGCATCGTGGACGAGTTCAGCCGCTTCGCCCGCCTGCCCAAGCCCCAGCTCGCCCCGGTGGACCTGAGCGAGCTGACCCAGAGTGTCCTGTCGCTCTACGCCGCGCCCCCCGAAGGCATCCAGCTGGTCCCCGCGCTCCAGACGGGCGTGGTGGCCCGCGCGGACCGCGACCAGCTCACCCAGGTGCTCGTCAACCTGGTGAAGAACGCGGAAGAAGCCATGACGGGCAAGGGCGGCTCTCTGCGCGTGCGCGTGAAGGGCACCGACGCGGACGCCATCGTGGAGGTGGAGGACGAAGGCCCCGGCATCCCCCTGGAGCACCGCGCCCGCATCTTCGAGCCCTACTTCACCACCAAGGACGGCGGCACCGGCCTGGGGCTCGCCATCGCCGCGCGCATCCTCCAGGAGCACGGCGGCCGCCTGGAGGTCGGCGGAGAGCCGGGCCAGGGCGCCCGCTTCAGCGTCGTGCTCCCCCGCGCCAGCTGA
- a CDS encoding ABC transporter substrate-binding protein, whose translation MLASTPALAASRPRYGGELRVAHAGPPEIGEPALADTPMEAALLGLLTRPVCRVDAGGQVHPTLAREMTRPVPQALRVAMPSAASATAVARAWTRLSSTESPSPYRALLYPLRGDGRQVTSTGATLDLALAFPWPDLERSLCHPALATPPSPASGPFSAAGRGVLEAQASWPEGRPYLDRLALTATDERGLARLWSARQVQVALGTPPDDNAFTGAALYATYLAYSPRKVPADFRQAVESAIDREDLTRLFVKGPAVPMANLLPPALMPQGPKPRPHAPPAGATRKVTLVYDAALTDQRAVAERIQVKLHDQGYTVALEPQSRAALRSRQAKGDFELMLSAFLLPPIPGPALAVVLEAGGRRDLLGVELPPIGALTDAGARDARSRERALALAPSVPLIPLYAQGLALRAAPEVTGLVLDAQGLPVLEGAWLAPVEASGGGGRP comes from the coding sequence CTGCTGGCGTCGACTCCGGCACTCGCGGCCAGCCGTCCGCGCTACGGCGGAGAGCTGCGGGTGGCGCACGCGGGGCCGCCTGAAATCGGTGAGCCCGCGCTCGCGGACACGCCGATGGAGGCCGCGCTGCTGGGCCTGCTGACCCGGCCCGTGTGCCGCGTGGATGCCGGCGGACAGGTGCACCCGACGCTGGCGCGAGAGATGACGCGCCCCGTGCCGCAGGCCCTGCGCGTGGCGATGCCCTCCGCGGCCAGCGCGACCGCCGTGGCCCGTGCGTGGACGCGGCTGTCGTCCACGGAGTCGCCGTCTCCGTACCGCGCGCTCCTGTACCCCCTGCGCGGCGATGGCCGTCAGGTGACGTCCACGGGCGCCACGCTGGACCTGGCGCTGGCGTTTCCGTGGCCCGACCTGGAGCGCTCGCTGTGCCACCCTGCCCTCGCGACGCCGCCGTCGCCCGCGTCGGGACCCTTCAGCGCCGCGGGCCGGGGCGTGCTGGAGGCGCAGGCCTCGTGGCCCGAAGGCCGGCCGTACCTGGACCGGCTGGCGCTCACCGCCACGGATGAACGAGGCCTCGCGCGGCTGTGGTCCGCGCGGCAGGTGCAGGTGGCGCTGGGCACGCCGCCCGACGACAACGCCTTCACGGGCGCCGCGCTGTACGCGACCTATCTGGCGTACTCGCCCCGGAAGGTGCCCGCGGACTTCCGCCAGGCGGTGGAGAGCGCCATCGACCGCGAGGACCTCACCCGGCTGTTCGTGAAGGGCCCCGCGGTGCCCATGGCGAACCTGCTGCCGCCCGCGTTGATGCCCCAGGGGCCCAAGCCCCGGCCCCATGCACCTCCAGCGGGCGCGACCCGCAAGGTGACGCTCGTCTATGACGCCGCGCTGACGGATCAACGCGCCGTGGCCGAGCGCATCCAGGTGAAGCTGCACGACCAGGGCTACACCGTCGCGCTGGAGCCCCAGTCGCGCGCCGCGCTGCGAAGCCGTCAGGCGAAGGGCGACTTCGAGCTGATGCTCAGCGCGTTCCTGCTCCCGCCCATTCCCGGTCCCGCGCTGGCGGTGGTGCTGGAAGCCGGCGGACGCCGCGACCTGCTCGGCGTGGAGCTGCCGCCCATCGGGGCCCTGACGGACGCCGGAGCCCGGGATGCGCGAAGCCGTGAACGGGCCCTGGCGCTCGCGCCCTCCGTGCCGCTCATCCCGCTGTACGCCCAGGGGCTCGCGCTGCGCGCGGCGCCGGAGGTGACGGGGTTGGTGCTGGATGCCCAGGGCCTGCCCGTGCTCGAAGGCGCCTGGCTCGCCCCCGTCGAGGCCTCTGGCGGCGGAGGCCGGCCGTGA
- a CDS encoding FG-GAP repeat domain-containing protein encodes MSRSLLPLVLALAFALPAFAESDESAPPASARLALAVADAIRGAPAEAPVALSLSGSSPELRRAFGTLLAARLSAMNLGPVVLDVPPERAEAAAREQGARSLARLTLDVEGGELVARGDVLGTWVNFWSGRTPTRPPKPAAAVAEGVEADAAVLTLAAVGTPSSGVTGPGPRERRPVRLLGAVFARLETPLGALAAGDLDGDGRDEVAALTEHEVVVFGADGRVLARRELEGAAASATTREPFGALAVLTGPPRLAAWSTRYARGEVLVLDKAKGTLRPTGTLDAAPLGTAERGAFVPGQTVFAPEVRLADGRSLTVPAPFGTASFAAPRMLFVHADSTASLYARPASAPLKVSGLGAGSALGDLDGDGMPELLTTSPQLQPSPDVLRVLSLNSDAPMAHEPLWQGALPPGRALYVVTADLDGDKRREVVVGSWKPDGTSELFLLRQGAP; translated from the coding sequence GTGAGTCGCTCGCTCCTTCCGCTGGTCCTCGCGCTCGCGTTCGCCCTGCCCGCCTTCGCGGAGTCGGACGAAAGCGCGCCCCCTGCCTCCGCCCGGCTGGCCCTGGCCGTGGCCGACGCCATCCGCGGTGCCCCCGCGGAGGCGCCCGTGGCCCTCTCCCTGTCCGGAAGCTCTCCCGAGCTGCGCCGGGCGTTCGGGACACTGCTCGCCGCGCGGCTCTCCGCGATGAACCTGGGGCCGGTGGTGCTGGACGTCCCGCCCGAGCGCGCCGAGGCCGCCGCCCGCGAACAGGGAGCCCGCTCGCTGGCGCGGCTCACGCTGGACGTGGAGGGCGGCGAGCTGGTGGCGCGGGGGGACGTGCTGGGCACGTGGGTGAACTTCTGGTCCGGCCGCACGCCCACGCGTCCGCCGAAGCCCGCCGCCGCCGTGGCCGAAGGTGTCGAGGCCGATGCCGCGGTGCTGACGCTGGCGGCGGTGGGGACGCCGTCCTCGGGAGTGACGGGTCCGGGTCCGCGGGAGCGGCGGCCGGTGCGCCTGCTGGGCGCGGTGTTCGCGAGGCTGGAGACGCCGCTGGGGGCTCTGGCGGCGGGGGACCTGGATGGCGATGGCCGCGATGAAGTGGCCGCGCTCACCGAGCACGAGGTGGTGGTGTTCGGCGCGGACGGGCGGGTGCTCGCGCGGCGGGAGCTGGAAGGGGCCGCGGCCTCGGCGACGACGCGCGAGCCGTTCGGAGCGCTGGCGGTGCTGACGGGGCCTCCGCGGCTGGCGGCCTGGAGCACGCGGTATGCGCGCGGCGAGGTGCTGGTGCTGGACAAGGCGAAGGGGACGCTGCGTCCGACGGGGACGCTGGACGCCGCGCCGCTGGGGACGGCGGAGCGCGGGGCGTTCGTGCCGGGCCAGACGGTGTTCGCGCCCGAGGTCCGGCTGGCGGACGGACGAAGCCTCACGGTGCCCGCGCCCTTCGGCACGGCGAGCTTCGCGGCGCCGCGGATGCTGTTCGTGCACGCGGACAGCACGGCGTCGCTCTACGCGCGTCCCGCGTCCGCGCCGCTGAAGGTGTCCGGGCTGGGAGCGGGCAGCGCGCTGGGGGACCTGGATGGGGACGGAATGCCGGAGCTGCTCACTACGTCACCGCAGCTCCAGCCGTCGCCGGACGTGCTGCGGGTGCTGTCGTTGAACTCCGACGCGCCGATGGCGCACGAGCCCCTGTGGCAGGGAGCGCTCCCGCCGGGCCGGGCGCTGTACGTGGTGACAGCGGACCTGGATGGCGACAAGCGCCGCGAAGTCGTCGTGGGTTCGTGGAAGCCGGACGGCACGAGCGAGCTGTTCCTCCTGCGCCAGGGTGCACCGTGA